One genomic segment of Trichococcus shcherbakoviae includes these proteins:
- the lepA gene encoding translation elongation factor 4 yields MNLEEMKQRQKKIRNFSIIAHIDHGKSTLADRILQMTDTVADRDMQAQLLDSMDLERERGITIKLNAVELTYRADDGEDYIFHLIDTPGHVDFTYEVSRSLAACEGAILVVDAAQGVEAQTLANVYLALDNNLEIVPVINKIDLPAADPERVRAEVEDVIGIDASDAVLASAKIGLGIPELLEQIVAKVPAPEGDLEAPLQALVFDSVYDPYRGVVLNIRIKNGVVRPGDMIRFMANGKEYEVIEVGIFSPKPIKRDFLMVGDVGYLTAGIKTIQDTQVGDTITLANNPASEALAGYRKMNPMVYCGIYPVDASDFNDLREALEKLQLNDASLQFEAESSQALGFGFRTGFLGMLHMDVIQERIEREFDLDIITTAPSVIYRVNKTDGEFLEIDNPSEMPDATTIESIEEPYVKASMMVPNDYVGAVMDIAQKKRGNFITMDYLDDFRVNVVYEMPLSEIIFDFFDRLKSSTKGYASLDYELIGYRPSKLVKMDILLNGEAVDALSLIVHRDFAYARGKIITEKLRGLIPRQQFEVPIQATIGNKILARTTIKALRKNVLAKCYGGDISRKRKLLDKQKEGKKRMKQVGSVEVPQEAFMAVLKMDED; encoded by the coding sequence ATGAACTTAGAAGAGATGAAGCAACGACAAAAAAAGATAAGAAATTTTTCCATCATTGCCCATATTGACCATGGGAAATCCACATTGGCGGATAGAATTCTCCAAATGACTGATACAGTCGCCGATCGTGATATGCAAGCACAATTATTGGATTCCATGGACCTCGAAAGAGAACGAGGCATCACCATAAAACTAAACGCCGTCGAACTGACCTACAGAGCCGACGACGGAGAAGATTACATCTTCCATCTGATCGACACACCGGGACACGTCGACTTTACGTATGAAGTATCCCGCAGTTTGGCAGCCTGCGAAGGGGCTATTCTGGTAGTGGATGCAGCGCAAGGGGTCGAAGCACAAACCCTCGCCAACGTTTATTTGGCTTTGGACAACAACTTGGAAATCGTACCTGTCATCAACAAAATCGATTTGCCTGCCGCAGATCCTGAACGTGTCAGGGCTGAGGTAGAGGATGTCATCGGAATCGATGCCAGCGATGCGGTTTTGGCGAGCGCGAAAATCGGCTTGGGCATCCCTGAATTGCTTGAACAGATCGTCGCAAAAGTACCGGCTCCGGAAGGTGATCTGGAAGCGCCATTGCAAGCTTTGGTATTTGACTCGGTCTATGACCCATACCGGGGAGTCGTACTGAATATCCGGATCAAAAATGGTGTGGTCCGCCCAGGCGATATGATCAGATTCATGGCTAACGGTAAAGAGTACGAAGTCATCGAAGTAGGGATTTTCTCTCCGAAACCGATCAAGCGCGACTTTTTGATGGTCGGGGACGTCGGCTATTTGACTGCCGGCATCAAAACGATCCAAGATACGCAGGTCGGTGACACAATCACTTTGGCGAACAATCCCGCCAGCGAAGCCCTGGCCGGCTACCGTAAAATGAATCCGATGGTGTACTGCGGTATTTACCCTGTTGATGCGTCGGACTTCAATGACTTGCGTGAAGCTTTGGAAAAACTGCAACTGAACGATGCTTCCTTGCAGTTCGAGGCGGAATCTTCGCAAGCACTCGGCTTCGGTTTCCGTACCGGATTTTTGGGCATGCTGCACATGGACGTCATCCAGGAACGGATCGAGCGCGAATTCGATCTGGATATCATCACGACAGCACCATCTGTTATTTATCGCGTCAACAAAACCGATGGCGAATTTTTGGAAATCGACAACCCTTCGGAAATGCCCGATGCGACAACCATCGAAAGTATCGAAGAACCGTATGTCAAAGCAAGCATGATGGTGCCGAATGATTATGTCGGTGCCGTCATGGATATCGCCCAGAAGAAACGCGGCAATTTCATTACGATGGATTATTTGGATGATTTCCGCGTCAATGTCGTCTATGAAATGCCCTTGTCAGAAATCATCTTTGATTTCTTCGACAGATTGAAATCAAGCACGAAGGGTTACGCTTCACTTGATTATGAATTGATCGGCTACCGCCCAAGCAAACTGGTCAAGATGGATATCCTCTTGAACGGGGAAGCAGTCGATGCCTTGAGTTTGATCGTGCATCGCGATTTCGCCTATGCCCGCGGGAAAATAATCACAGAAAAACTGCGCGGATTGATTCCACGCCAACAGTTCGAAGTTCCGATCCAGGCGACGATCGGCAACAAGATCCTGGCACGGACTACCATCAAAGCTTTGCGCAAAAACGTACTGGCTAAATGTTACGGTGGGGATATTTCCCGTAAACGCAAATTGCTTGATAAACAAAAAGAAGGTAAGAAGCGCATGAAGCAAGTCGGATCCGTCGAGGTCCCTCAAGAAGCCTTCATGGCCGTTCTGAAGATGGACGAGGACTAA